A genomic stretch from Shewanella woodyi ATCC 51908 includes:
- a CDS encoding TIGR00266 family protein → MMEAKIMGSQAFSYIDIDLEPGETVIAESDAMSSMDADLDLTATFNGGFFKGLLKKFFGGETLFISRYSNNTSAPKRVTLVQPVPGELRCHELNGDEFNLQPGAYLASTEGVKLGLRWAGFVSFIAREGLFKLTVTGEGKVWYGAYGALLEKEIDGEYIVDTSHLVAYEPGIKLKLQLAGGIFSSFFGGEGLVTRVEGKGKIIVQSRSVSGLAGWLNPKFR, encoded by the coding sequence ATGATGGAAGCAAAAATAATGGGCTCACAAGCCTTTTCCTACATAGATATCGATCTGGAACCAGGTGAAACAGTGATTGCTGAATCTGATGCCATGAGCAGTATGGATGCTGATTTGGATTTGACAGCAACCTTCAACGGCGGCTTTTTTAAGGGGCTACTGAAGAAGTTTTTTGGCGGTGAAACTCTGTTTATTAGCCGCTATAGCAATAATACCTCGGCGCCTAAGCGAGTGACTTTAGTGCAGCCGGTTCCCGGTGAACTCCGCTGTCATGAGCTTAATGGTGATGAGTTTAATCTTCAGCCTGGCGCTTACTTGGCGTCAACGGAAGGGGTTAAGTTGGGTCTGAGGTGGGCGGGCTTTGTCTCCTTTATTGCCCGTGAAGGCCTGTTTAAGCTGACGGTAACAGGTGAAGGTAAGGTCTGGTATGGCGCATATGGTGCCTTGCTGGAGAAGGAGATCGACGGGGAATACATTGTCGATACCTCTCATTTGGTGGCCTACGAGCCCGGAATTAAGCTAAAACTGCAGTTAGCGGGTGGGATCTTCTCTAGCTTCTTTGGTGGTGAGGGCTTAGTGACACGTGTGGAGGGCAAAGGGAAGATTATTGTCCAGAGCCGCAGTGTTTCAGGTCTTGCTGGTTGGTTAAATCCAAAGTTCAGATAA
- a CDS encoding TIGR00266 family protein, whose protein sequence is MNQTYNITLTGELIGEIERSDAIAVFAKLFKLPLDKAHDFFHKAPLVVKKSVDGDTANKIQQILEKSGLHCEINPVEVVETEQSTQVGVMNESAVEAQDEQSAQEREEMLDSESQTTTDPEQPSASFKGLKFEMAGQPDYGFVTVHVPAGEMLKVEASAMATMDTNMQMKTKMRGGLGRMVTGENIFVNEFTAANMEGEVGIAPGAPGDLCHQYLDNETIYLQNSAFVACSSGIEVESKWQGLVKGFFSGESLFLIRAQGKGDLWFNSYGAIIEIDVNDDYVVDTGNIVGFTDGLEYQITKVGGYKSFFFSGEGLVCRFSGKGKVWIQTRSSAAFVGWAHWFRPVKSKG, encoded by the coding sequence ATGAATCAAACCTATAATATTACCCTGACCGGCGAGCTGATTGGTGAGATAGAGCGCTCTGATGCTATCGCGGTTTTTGCCAAGTTATTTAAGTTGCCTCTAGACAAAGCTCATGACTTTTTTCACAAAGCACCATTAGTGGTGAAAAAGTCAGTGGACGGCGATACCGCCAATAAGATCCAGCAGATCCTTGAGAAGTCAGGGCTGCATTGTGAAATCAATCCGGTAGAGGTGGTTGAGACAGAGCAGAGCACTCAAGTGGGCGTGATGAATGAGTCCGCTGTAGAGGCTCAGGATGAGCAAAGCGCTCAAGAGAGGGAAGAGATGTTAGATAGCGAATCGCAAACCACTACCGATCCAGAGCAGCCCAGCGCAAGCTTTAAAGGGCTTAAGTTTGAGATGGCAGGACAGCCTGATTATGGATTTGTAACGGTACATGTGCCTGCTGGTGAGATGCTAAAAGTGGAAGCTTCAGCCATGGCAACCATGGACACTAACATGCAGATGAAAACTAAGATGCGTGGTGGACTAGGTAGAATGGTCACTGGAGAGAATATCTTCGTTAATGAGTTTACCGCCGCGAATATGGAGGGAGAGGTGGGTATTGCTCCTGGCGCGCCGGGGGATCTGTGTCACCAGTATCTGGACAATGAGACCATCTATCTACAGAATTCGGCATTTGTGGCTTGCAGCAGTGGGATTGAAGTTGAGAGTAAATGGCAAGGGTTAGTGAAGGGGTTTTTCTCTGGTGAGAGCCTGTTTTTAATTCGGGCACAGGGCAAAGGCGATCTCTGGTTTAACTCCTATGGCGCAATTATTGAAATTGATGTGAATGATGACTACGTGGTCGATACTGGCAATATTGTTGGCTTCACCGATGGCCTTGAGTATCAGATCACTAAAGTGGGCGGTTATAAGTCGTTCTTCTTCTCGGGAGAGGGGTTAGTGTGTCGCTTCTCTGGTAAGGGAAAGGTCTGGATCCAAACCCGAAGCTCGGCGGCATTTGTGGGCTGGGCACACTGGTTTAGACCAGTGAAAAGCAAAGGTTAG
- a CDS encoding TIGR00266 family protein → MEIELLYRPGNTAAKVTLEEGQTITTESGAMIAMSGNMDITTTTHKKKSGGFLKAAKRMLAGESLFLNHFEPKQGSGELFLGSSLAGDMMTMDLDNESLIVQNSSYMASSEGIDVDMGWQGFKSLFSGESVIWLNLKGQGKILISSFGAIYPVEVDGEYIVDSGHIVAFDETLDFSITKAGKSWWHSYLGGEGLVCKFKGKGTVWCQSHNPSSFGGALSSSLRARKA, encoded by the coding sequence ATGGAAATTGAATTGTTATACCGTCCTGGTAATACGGCAGCCAAAGTCACTCTTGAAGAGGGACAAACTATCACGACTGAGTCCGGCGCTATGATCGCCATGAGCGGTAATATGGACATTACCACAACCACCCATAAGAAGAAGTCTGGTGGATTTTTGAAAGCCGCTAAACGTATGTTGGCTGGCGAGTCTCTGTTTTTGAACCATTTCGAGCCTAAACAGGGTTCAGGTGAGCTGTTTCTGGGGAGCAGTCTTGCGGGCGATATGATGACGATGGACTTAGATAATGAGAGTCTGATCGTGCAAAACAGCTCCTATATGGCGTCATCAGAGGGGATAGATGTCGATATGGGCTGGCAGGGATTTAAGTCGCTTTTCTCCGGTGAAAGCGTGATCTGGTTGAACCTAAAAGGGCAGGGGAAGATCTTAATCTCCTCCTTTGGCGCCATCTACCCTGTGGAAGTCGACGGTGAGTATATTGTCGATTCAGGCCATATTGTCGCGTTCGATGAAACCTTAGATTTCAGTATTACTAAAGCTGGCAAAAGCTGGTGGCACTCCTACCTTGGTGGAGAGGGCTTAGTGTGTAAGTTCAAAGGCAAGGGGACAGTTTGGTGTCAATCTCATAATCCATCGAGTTTTGGTGGGGCGTTAAGCTCATCACTTCGCGCTAGAAAAGCTTAA
- a CDS encoding M48 family metallopeptidase — MSEVRSEYLYPCHGIHSALPKGRASGQLTICKTHLMFTVNDKTVQLGFAELEISQGGASDRLIFFNHPACADWRFYCSDRSVLKNPYLKQAPHLNSVMAKATRKRQFNWLVLTVVVLLCVLVPVGLLANLGTGSKMIAKQVPVEWEESLGSSSFDQYSLQSELMDEQRGELLLAPLVQPLLEVLPNKRYQYQFYISDDSELNAFALPGGVVVINSGLILAADSPEELLGVLSHEIVHVREQHGIRNLISSAGTYLILSAILGDVSGLMAVVVDSAPLLINQGYSRQFETQADEQGFDMLVTANIDPKGLPLFFNKLLDKEAKMLESIEDEDQRGLIETGLGFLSSHPATKDRIENLEARAASIDAEFIVLDEAFFKLQDAVAEFVVKHEEPESGL; from the coding sequence ATGTCTGAGGTTCGCTCTGAATACCTCTATCCTTGTCATGGTATTCATTCAGCACTGCCCAAAGGGCGTGCGTCGGGTCAATTGACCATATGTAAAACCCATCTGATGTTCACGGTTAACGACAAGACTGTTCAACTTGGCTTTGCCGAGCTTGAGATCTCTCAAGGTGGTGCCAGTGATAGGTTGATCTTCTTTAACCACCCTGCGTGTGCCGATTGGCGCTTTTACTGCTCCGATCGTTCTGTATTAAAAAACCCCTACTTAAAACAAGCGCCGCATCTAAATAGCGTGATGGCGAAAGCGACCCGTAAGCGTCAATTTAATTGGTTAGTGCTTACTGTGGTGGTTTTGCTGTGCGTGTTAGTGCCCGTGGGGCTGCTGGCCAATTTAGGTACCGGCAGTAAGATGATTGCTAAACAGGTTCCCGTTGAGTGGGAGGAGTCGCTGGGGTCATCGAGTTTCGATCAATACTCATTGCAGAGTGAGTTGATGGATGAGCAGCGCGGCGAGCTTTTATTGGCACCTTTAGTCCAGCCTCTATTGGAGGTTTTACCGAATAAGCGTTACCAATATCAATTTTATATCAGTGATGACTCTGAGCTAAATGCCTTTGCTCTGCCAGGTGGCGTAGTGGTGATCAACTCTGGATTGATCTTGGCGGCGGATTCACCAGAGGAGCTGCTCGGTGTGCTGAGCCATGAGATTGTCCATGTGCGTGAGCAACACGGGATCCGTAACCTTATTTCAAGCGCGGGCACCTACCTCATCTTAAGTGCCATTCTTGGGGATGTTTCCGGCTTGATGGCCGTGGTCGTCGATTCGGCTCCACTGTTGATAAATCAAGGTTACTCCCGCCAGTTTGAGACCCAAGCGGACGAACAAGGCTTCGATATGTTAGTAACTGCTAACATCGATCCTAAAGGCCTACCGCTGTTCTTTAATAAGCTGCTGGATAAAGAGGCCAAGATGTTGGAGAGCATTGAGGATGAAGATCAGCGTGGCTTGATTGAAACAGGGCTTGGGTTTCTTAGTTCACATCCAGCAACCAAAGACCGCATTGAGAATCTAGAGGCTAGAGCCGCGAGCATTGATGCTGAGTTTATTGTGTTAGATGAAGCGTTTTTTAAGCTGCAAGATGCAGTGGCAGAGTTTGTTGTTAAACATGAAGAGCCAGAAAGTGGCTTGTAA